A window from Fusarium musae strain F31 chromosome 8, whole genome shotgun sequence encodes these proteins:
- a CDS encoding hypothetical protein (EggNog:ENOG41), protein MKPILTPALLAAIRKQPGLPRNTWYFITATTLSALNRPDELPEVFKNAVGEGSGTTGNGVPSRDDQLRISRRLREALLKASAVGGMPKSINALMSLKSATPEDLLDEPEMGTSPRHRDIHDTAPAQVLERGQAFFETIYGKISRRIMGQLDRSGAPDLGLLARLTYGYVLSNTDVLTPAETSFVLIASLIPQDVNPQLKGHLRGALNGGASVDEVRAVRDVVIKICEASGMKKLEEDAIGGWGWRSEVANV, encoded by the exons ATGAAGCCCATTCTTACGCCAGCATTGCTCGCAGCGATTCGAAAGCAACCAGGTCTACCACGTAATACATGGTACTTTATCACTGCTACCACTCTATCAGCTCTCAATAGGCCGGACGAACTGCCAGAGGTTTTCAAGAATGCCGTAGGGGAGGGTTCAGGCACTACTGGGAACGGTGTTCCGAGCCGGGACGATCAGTTGCGCATCTCTAGACGTCTCAGAGAAGCCCTCTTGAAAGCTTCGGCCGTCGGAGGCATGCCCAAG TCGATTAATGCTCTAATGTCCCTCAAGTCTGCAACCCCTGAAGACCTACTGGACGAACCAGAAATGGGCACATCTCCCAGGCATAGGGACATACACGATACTGCACCAGCACAAGTGCTCGAGCGAGGACAAGCCTTCTTCGAAACCATATATGGCAAGATTTCCAGACGTATAATGGGCCAACTAGACCGGTCAGGAGCACCAGACTTGGGCTTGCTGGCGAGGTTGACATATGGGTATGTCCTCAGCAACACTGATGTGCTTACACCAGCCGAAACTTCATTCGTACTCATTGCTAGTCTCATCCCCCAAGAT GTGAACCCTCAACTAAAGGGACATTTGCGGGGTGCACTCAATGGAGGTGCCAGTGTAGATGAAGTGAGAGCCGTGAGAGACGTAGTTATCAAGATTTGCGAAGCTTCAGGAATGAAGAAACTAGAGGAGGATGCCATTGGGGGATGGGGTTGGAGAAGTGAAGTTGCGAATGTGTAG
- a CDS encoding hypothetical protein (BUSCO:EOG09263X0V), which produces MPKMRLGWYAGASTALAGGVVLSAFYQRANFYSAMVYLAQSNFCLLVLVNFSFLVYSSFVYGLTRMFFGPLRAVEVEQLTERAWFAITETCLAMTIFREEIGAWFLVMFAALVTGKVWGWIGDGRVEVLEQQPPANPRLFHMRLSVSLTLSFIYDIYILRYTINTVIQQARPNMMVMFLFEFAVLATSSWRTAARYALSLTEQNIQEAQKRKRLAERRQEVRQEREAIIRRREMAAAAGEEVSEEPLPSEDDIDEMDIEVPGWSAKGEFVLWLDLITDLVKLGIYIVFFFMLLAFYGLPIHIMRDLFMTARDFIKRLGALLRYRKAIQEMNRYPDATQEELEREDTCIICREEMRPWDPENNPGAMDRIRPKKLPCGHILHLGCLKSWLERQQVCPTCRSPVTLGETAPRAGQNRAAGLRIELGGRRPANQPAANPGDAPAQGQPNGGAQPEQRPAGPRIFNIGPLRVGFGANGQQVRELAQQFGVPPAAPNPQGLAPPTPGAGTPIVAGQAAPATPLPTGDNLQNVGDLISQADQLIQREMQSLQLAHQELQTIHLLQAELYRLRQRQQHPEQQPNIQTQAIPPTVVPLPQPIIPQQFPMTPQMSMPPGFPQFPGIPPRQPSPLMARHGAPLNAVPIPAGSAELPEGVVIPPGWSLLPLQRLDGGQASTQPSPQVGPQATVADNINVPQTTSTVRQPSPIGSRTQEAQPAENPSSTPTEPRPPQLTPQFTRAVESPHVVAPSPRMPNWGGSAQLFGNGSRLDHADPVTQNEPQAEGSSNQTGPVEATSQPSPTAEHTPQGTPPSHSDEDEASEIDLKEKGKARAVTVEEVEDEENVKD; this is translated from the exons ATGCCCAAGATGCGACTTGGCTGGTATGCTGGG GCCTCGACGGCCCTCGCGGGTGGTGTTGTCCTCTCGGCTTTCTATCAGAGGGCTAACTTTTACTCGGCAATGGTATATCTCGCTCAGAGCAACTTTTGTTTGTTG GTCTTGGTCAACTTTTCCTTCCTTGTCTATAGCAGCTTCGTTTACGGTCTTACACGGATGTTCTTTGGCCCTCTCCGCGCCGTCGAAGTCGAGCAACTAACCGAGCGTGCCTGGTTTGCGATCACAGAGACATGTCTAGCAATGACCATATTCCGCGAAGAAATAGGAGCCTGGTTTCTGGTTATGTTTGCAGCTCTGGTGACAGGCAAGGTGTGGGGATGGATTGGTGATGGGAGAGTTGAGGTCCTTGAGCAGCAGCCGCCTGCGAACCCTCGCTTGTTCCATATGCGACTCAGCGTGTCGCTCACGCTAAGCTTCATCTACGATATCTACATCCTCCGATACACGATCAATACTGTTATTCAACAAGCACGACCCAACATGATGGTCATGTTTCTCTTCGAGTTTGCAGTCTTGGCCACCAGTTCATGGCGGACGGCAGCCCGGTATGCGCTGTCGTTGACGGAACAAAATATCCAGGAAGCGCAGAAACGTAAGCGACTGGCCGAAAGGAGACAAGAGGTCAGACAAGAACGTGAGGCTATCATTCGACGGCGTGAAATGGCGGCCGCCGCTGGCGAGGAAGTTTCGGAAGAGCCACTGCCCAGCGAGGACGATATCGATGAAATGGATATTGAAGTACCAGGTTGGTCTGCAAAGGGAGAGTTTGTACTCTGGCTGGACCTGATCACAG ACTTGGTTAAACTTGGTATCTACATCgtgttcttcttcatgcttcTGGCTTTCTACGGACTGCCCATTCATATTATGAGGGATCTTTTTATGACAGCCCGGGATTTCATTAAGCGTCTGGGTGCTTTATTGCGATATCGAAAAGCCATTCAAGAGATGAATCGTTATCCCGATGCAACTCAGGAAGAGCTCGAACGCGAGGACACCTGCATTATCTGCCGTGAGGAGATGCGACCCTGGGATCCAGAGAACAACCCAGGCGCAATGGATAGAATTCGACCCAAGAAGTTACCTTGCGGACACATTTTGCATCTCGGCTGCCTCAAGAGCTGGCTTGAGCGTCAGCAGGTTTGTCCTACTTGTCGAAGCCCTGTTACCCTTGGCGAGACAGCTCCTCGTGCTGGCCAGAACCGGGCTGCTGGTCTTCGAATTGAGCTTGGAGGCAGGCGTCCAGCGAACCAACCAGCAGCAAACCCAGGAGATGCTCCCGCTCAGGGGCAACCGAACGGAGGAGCACAACCTGAACAGAGGCCAGCTGGTCCTCGTATCTTCAACATTGGCCCCCTTCGAGTGGGATTTGGCGCCAACGGACAACAAGTCAGAGAACTTGCGCAGCAATTTGGCGTGCCACCAGCTGCTCCCAACCCTCAAGGGCTGGCTCCTCCAACACCAGGCGCTGGCACCCCTATTGTTGCTGGGCAGGCTGCTCCTGCGACTCCCCTTCCTACTGGAGATAACTTGCAGAATGTTGGAGACTTGATCAGTCAAGCAGACCAGCTGATCCAACGTGAGATGCAGTCGTTACAGCTTGCGCATCAAGAATTACAAaccatccatcttctccaggcAGAGCTATACCGTCTCAGACAGAGACAGCAACATCCAGAACAACAACCAAATATACAGACACAGGCCATACCTCCTACTGTGGTACCTCTTCCCCAACCCATAATTCCTCAGCAATTCCCTATGACGCCCCAGATGTCTATGCCTCCAGGTTTCCCCCAATTCCCAGGCATACCTCCGCGACAGCCTAGCCCCCTTATGGCTCGCCATGGTGCCCCTCTTAACGCCGTACCTATCCCCGCTGGCAGTGCTGAGCTCCCAGAAGGCGTTGTCATCCCTCCTGGCTGGTCTCTGCTTCCTCTACAGCGTCTCGATGGCGGCCAAGCCTCGACGCAACCTTCGCCCCAGGTTGGCCCTCAGGCGACTGTCGCAGATAACATTAATGTACCTCAGACAACGTCTACTGTGAGACAACCCTCGCCAATTGGTAGCCGCACCCAGGAAGCTCAACCGGCTGAGAACCCCTCTTCGACTCCGACTGAACCACGCCCCCCTCAACTTACACCACAGTTCACACGGGCGGTTGAATCACCTCATGTTGTTGCGCCTAGCCCTCGCATGCCCAATTGGGGCGGTTCGGCTCAACTGTTTGGCAACGGATCTCGTCTGGATCATGCTGACCCTGTCACGCAGAATGAGCCTCAGGCTGAAGGAAGCTCAAACCAAACTGGCCCTGTTGAGGCTACGTCTCAGCCAAGTCCAACAGCTGAACATACACCACAAGGCACTCCGCCATCCCAtagtgatgaagacgaggcgTCTGAAATCGACTTAAAGGAGAAGGGTAAGGCGAGAGCCGTAACTgtcgaggaggtcgaggacgaggaaaaTGTTAAGGACTAG
- a CDS encoding hypothetical protein (EggNog:ENOG41) produces MTALTEPSFAMFPHHSDAEEFARYTDSNVIFTSGPMDVSIPADAFGFQQQSGSQDVFASSMGFVEPSLYAEAPNYVLNSRASPSMYTDESSDMRIPSSSLSTASAASTTSSAIGSPQSNHGQMGAMPEWATQGLGLQPAIVGSDYIGSDFASFPSSGMEELSFDFPAAKAFVDPSLIHPELTRPPMGIPPYDSHFQQTNANPNHTYPTSPSASSSSPQPHMMRTNSSSPFLQTTNFQSTFPSSPYGAPMDNHSQTQNHNHIRAPSVTQFVPPTPGEYSSDESKEKQRCTYPDCGKTFKDLKAHMLTHQTERPEKCPIQTCEYHTKGFARKYDKNRHTLTHYKGTMVCGFCPGSGSAAEKSFNRADVFKRHLTAVHGVEQTPPNSRKKSSAGANSNKKLTGYASDATGKCSTCSQTFSNAQDFYEHLDDCVLRIVQQEDPAEAINAKRLAEVENDKDVHQTLEKNNLPTTTDTAMANHGDEDADSGDDDDDSSPRSNSSPATRKKGNPVNGVQKSRGVTHSRGGVPLGTKTRSRKNRRDYPSSWGFDKGQMTMKKRVMAVFDGPRRLAKDDMMLSTDHEVRIKLSDGKSYVTDLDVQTLKRAAGFHGATDEEKGPWISDDPTAEQLKEMQQMLTTTTTTTTL; encoded by the exons ATGACAGCCTTGACAGAACCATCATTCGCCATGTTCCCTCACCACTCCGACGCCGAGGAATTTGCCCGATATACGGACTCAAACGTCATCTTCACTTCGGGGCCCATGGACGTGAGCATCCCTGCCGATGCCTTCGGCTTCCAACAGCAGAGCGGCAGTCAAGATGTATTTGCTTCGTCCATGGGATTTGTCGAGCCCTCATTATACGCCGAGGCTCCCAACTACGTGCTCAACAGCCGCGCATCACCCAGCATGTACACAGATGAATCTTCTGACATGAGAATCCCTTCATCAAGCCTTTCCACAGCCTCGGCAGCGTCAACAACGTCTTCGGCAATTGGATCTCCCCAATCAAACCATGGCCAAATGGGTGCAATGCCCGAGTGGGCTACCCAAGGCCTCGGGCTCCAGCCTGCAATTGTGGGCAGTGACTACATCGGATCCGATTTTGCGTCGTTTCCTAGCTCCGGAATGGAAGAGCTCAGCTTTGATTTCCCGGCAGCAAAGGCTTTTGTTG ACCCATCTCTGATTCATCCAGAACTTACTCGCCCTCCCATGGGGATCCCTCCCTATGACAGTCACTTCCAGCAAACCAATGCCAATCCCAATCACACATATCCCACTTCTCcttctgcctcttcctcttcgcctCAACCTCACATGATGAGGACCAATAGCTCTTCGCCTTTTCTCCAAACCACAAACTTTCAATCCACTTTTCCCAGCAGCCCTTACGGTGCACCAATGGATAATCACAGTCAAACTCAGAACCATAACCATATCCGTGCCCCAAGCGTCACCCAGTTCGTTCCACCTACACCAGGCGAGTATAGCAGCGACGagtccaaggagaagcaaagATGCACCTATCCCGACTGCGGCAAGACCTTCAAGGACCTCAAGGCTCACATGCTCACTCACCAGACTGAGCGGCCTGAGAAGTGCCCCATTCAGACCTGCGAGTACCACACAAAGGGCTTTGCTCGCAAGTATGACAAGAACCGTCACACCCTCACACATTACAAAGGCACAATGGTCTGCGGCTTCTGCCCAGGCTCCGGCTCGGCTGCGGAGAAGTCCTTCAATCGTGCCGACGTCTTCAAGCGCCACTTGACTGCAGttcatggtgttgagcaGACTCCACCCAACAGCAGAAAGAAGTCTTCTGCAGGTGCCAACTCGAACAAGAAGCTGACTGGCTATGCTTCTGATGCTACTGGCAAGTGTAGCACTTGCTCACAGACCTTCTCCAATGCACAGGACTTCTACGAGCATCTTGACGACTGTGTGTTGCGCATTGTTCAGCAAGAAGACCCTGCCGAGGCCATCAACGCCAAGCGccttgctgaggttgagaacgATAAGGATGTGCACCAGACTCTAGAGAAGAACAACCTACCCACTACCACAGACACGGCCATGGCAAACCAcggcgatgaagatgccgacagtggtgacgatgatgatgatagctCTCCTCGAAGCAACTCCTCCCCTGCCACAAGAAAGAAGGGCAATCCAGTCAATGGTGTCCAGAAGTCTCGCGGTGTTACTCACTCCCGCGGTGGTGTTCCCTTGGGAACCAAGACTCGCAGCCGCAAGAACCGCCGCGACTACCCATCATCGTGGGGCTTTGATAAGGGCCAGATGACCATGAAGAAGCGTGTTATGGCCGTCTTTGATGGTCCTCGTCGTCTTGCCAAGGATGACATGATGCTCTCCACCGATCATGAGGTCCGTATCAAGCTATCTGATGGCAAGTCTTATGTCACCGACCTCGACGTTCAAACTCTTAAGCGAGCCGCTGGCTTCCACGGCGCcactgatgaagagaagggtCCTTGGATCTCCGATGACCCTACCGCTgagcagctcaaggagatGCAGCAAAtgctcaccaccaccaccaccaccaccactttATAA
- a CDS encoding hypothetical protein (EggNog:ENOG41~CAZy:GT8), whose amino-acid sequence MAAQGAAEHVYATLLLSDSYLPGALVLAHSLRDAGASRNLAVLVTLDTVSADSITQLKRVYDYIFPVPRIRNDHPANLYLMNRGDLHSAFTKINLWKLTQFSKIVYIDADVVAYRAPDELFDTPHPFAAAPDIGWPDLFNTGVMVLEPNMGDYYAMIAMAERGISFDGADQGLINMHFGQRYHRLSFTYNVTPSAHYQYIPAYRHFQSSINMVHFIGSNKPWFTGRDAPSGNNPFSEMTGRWWAVYDRHYRHQATHTMHLRRIKAQDIITQKDLGTMKDRSMVADIVMRQILVRPIMITILFLLVVSQSQLLGITMNSITDSTLLNISTITTKNQRTSHPRLQCMIGMLRAPFIPPERYPSPPKNMWYEVPKERPAPRSKPAPEIFPWERNRPRPTRSFIGEPEPPAPEPEPTPGESSSDPSTGSTTQLSVTTEGLTESSEVTASGSGAKNESSTSTPIVQITPSDPWTSYTRTNAWDEVPEIERYVDRLHGGHRRGKSSTSTIGRVKSPSNGAWRDDRSNFKNRGLKLTDFPSATERPSLPVTPAPIHRHSFWAGDDGEHEDEAAKKLPEAEGVPTQSDWDPLAQLQKLAKQQSDALLKKLGGEGDESREGGVGREIPTRSLPFGSGDAKSPTYVAQSAAGVLSPQPVKGERSAGILRDMSSGRLEPESLSQSTTIPEPSYTGPGAAWEKDEDIPQYETTLPPKEEELDALNA is encoded by the exons ATGGCTGCTCAAGGTGCTGCAGAGCATGTTTATGCTACG CTTCTTCTAAGCGATTCCTATCTTCCTG GCGCACTCGTTCTCGCTCACTCTCTTCGCGATGCAGGAGCCAGTCGCAACCTAGCAGTATTGGTCACACTCGATACCGTGTCCGCTGACTCCATTACGCAGCTCAAG AGGGTATACGACTATATCTTTCCTGTGCCGCGCATTCGCAATGACCACCCGGCCAATCTGTACCTAATGAACCGTGGCGACCTGCATTCAGCGTTTACCAAGATCAATCTATGGAAACTCACACAGTTTTCCAAGATTGTCTACATTGACGCCGACGTGGTAGCATATCGAGCTCCTGACGAGCTTTTCGACACTCCCCATCCCTTCGCAGCTGCCCCCGACATTGGCTGGCCAGATCTGTTCAACACTGGTGTCATGGTTTTGGAACCCAATATGGGCGACTACTACGCTATGATTGCCATGGCTGAGAGAGGAATTTCCTTTGATGGCGCCGACCAAggcctcatcaacatgcaTTTTGGTCAACGGTATCATCGATTGAGTTTCACTTACAACGTCACACCATCTGCGCACTACCAATACATTCCGGCGTATCGACACTTCCAATCAAGTATTAATATGGTGCATTTCATCGGATCCAACAAGCCATGGTTCACTGGCCGAGACGCCCCTTCTGGCAACAACCCCTTCAGTGAGATGACAGGACGATGGTGGGCAGTCTACGATAGGCATTACCGACATCAA GCCACTCACACCATGCATCTCAGGAGGATCAAGGCCCAGGACATCATCACTCAGAAGGATCTGGGCACCATGAAGGATCGCAGCATGGTGGCGGATATCGTGATGCGTCAGATTCTGGTTCGGCCCATAATGATCACCATCCTGTTCCTCCTAGTGGTCAGCCAGTCTCAGCTCCTGGGCATCACCATGAACAGCATAACGGACAGCACGCTTCTGAACATCAGCACCATCACCACGAAGAACCAAAGAACGAGCCACCCCCGATTACAATGCATGATTGGGATGCTCAGAG CCCCTTTCATTCCGCCTGAACGATACCCAAGTCCTCCAAAGAACATGTGGTATGAAGTGCCAAAGGAGAGGCCGGCCCCAAGATCAAAGCCAGCTCCGGAGATCTTTCCGTGGGAACGCAACCGACCTCGCCCAACCAGATCATTCATTGGGGAACCAGAACCACCGGCGCCTGAACCAGAGCCTACACCTGGGGAGTCCAGCTCAGACCCTAGCACAGGGTCTACAACACAGCTTTCAGTGACAACTGAAGGTCTTACAGAGTCTTCTGAGGTGACAGCATCGGGATCTGGGGCGAAGAACGAGTCGAGTACATCTACTCCAATAGTGCAGATTACCCCATCAGACCCTTGGACGTCATACACACGCACAAACGCCTGGGATGAGGTGCCTGAGATCGAGCGGTACGTTGATCGGCTTCATGGTGGTCATCGACGTGGTAAGAGTTCGACCTCTACGATAGGGCGTGTGAAGAGCCCATCAAATGGTGCATGGAGAGACGATCGGAGCAACTTTAAGAACCGCGGGCTGAAACTCACCGATTTCCCGAGCGCTACAGAACGCCCCAGCTTGCCGGTCACACCAGCCCCGATTCATCGGCACTCGTTCTGGGCGGGAGACGACGGGGAACACGAGGACGAGGCAGCAAAGAAGCTTCCTGAGGCTGAAGGCGTGCCTACGCAGTCTGACTGG GATCCGCTGGCACAGCTCCAGAAGCTTGCTAAGCAGCAATCGGATGCGTTGTTAAAGAAGCTCGGTGGCGAAGGAGACGAGagtcgagaaggaggagtgGGTCGAGAGATTCCAACACGTTCATTGCCCTTTGGTTCGGGTGATGCCAAGTCACCTACCTATGTCGCGCAGTCTGCTGCAGGCGTGCTCAGCCCACAGCCGGTGAAAGGCGAAAGGTCGGCAGGCATCTTGCGTGACATGAGCAGTGGCCGCCTCGAACCTGAATCACTTTCGCAATCGACTACGATTCCCGAGCCGAGCTATACCGGGCCTGGCGCTGCCTgggagaaggatgaagatatACCGCAATATGAGACAACCCTGCCACctaaggaggaggagctagATGCTCTTAACGCATAG